One Staphylococcus ratti DNA segment encodes these proteins:
- a CDS encoding threonine/serine exporter family protein — MADSLTIIDENKVIDVVLLAGKVLLESGAETYRVEDTMGRIAASFGLEDTYAFVTSTAIMFSLNNRTNTRLVRVRERTTDLEKIAIANNVSRKISQNQLTLDQAKSELIHLEQASLQFSFIVKFLSAAIASGFFLFMFGGVANDFIYAVMAGAGAFLTFDLVQRYIQIKFFSEFISSMVVIGVAASFTKLGMTVNQDIITIAGVMPLVPGILITNAIRDLMAGELLAGMSRGVEAALTAFAIGAGVAVVLILF; from the coding sequence ATGGCAGATTCACTCACAATTATTGATGAGAACAAAGTGATTGATGTCGTTTTATTGGCCGGCAAAGTTTTGTTAGAAAGCGGAGCGGAAACATATCGTGTTGAAGATACGATGGGCCGTATCGCAGCAAGTTTTGGTTTGGAAGATACCTACGCTTTCGTAACTTCCACGGCCATCATGTTTTCACTTAATAACCGTACTAATACACGTCTTGTGCGTGTACGCGAAAGAACAACAGACCTCGAAAAAATCGCCATTGCCAATAATGTGTCACGTAAAATTTCTCAAAATCAACTTACTTTAGATCAAGCTAAGTCTGAACTTATTCATTTAGAACAAGCCTCACTTCAATTTTCATTTATTGTTAAATTTTTATCTGCTGCTATTGCTTCAGGTTTCTTCTTATTTATGTTCGGTGGCGTAGCCAATGACTTTATTTATGCTGTCATGGCGGGGGCAGGTGCTTTTTTAACCTTCGACCTTGTGCAACGCTATATTCAAATCAAATTCTTTTCAGAGTTTATTAGCTCCATGGTCGTCATTGGCGTAGCCGCTTCCTTTACGAAATTAGGCATGACGGTCAATCAAGATATTATTACAATTGCCGGTGTAATGCCGCTTGTTCCTGGTATTTTAATTACGAATGCGATTCGAGATTTAATGGCGGGAGAATTGTTAGCTGGCATGTCACGTGGTGTAGAAGCTGCATTAACCGCATTTGCTATCGGAGCCGGTGTTGCTGTCGTATTAATTTTATTCTAG
- a CDS encoding glycosyltransferase family 4 protein yields MYTLTLIVFSMIVSLILTPIVIAVSKKLDIVDRPNFRKIHTKPISMLGGSAILLSFFIGIWLGAPIEREIKPLLLGAIVIYLVGLIDDLYDLKPILKLLGQIAAALIVVLYGVTIDFISIPIGPTIHFGWLSIPITIFWIVAITNAINLIDGLDGLAAGVSTIALVTIAFIAILQGNIFIIMICSVLIGSLLGFLVFNFHPAKIFLGDSGALLLGFIIGFLSLLGFKNITFISLFFPIVILAVPFIDTLFAMIRRVKRGQHIMQADKSHLHHKLLDLGYTHRQTVMLIYAMAIMFSVVSVILYLSQPWGMFLTIVLIVITIELIVEFTGLIDDDYRPLLNLISRRQIK; encoded by the coding sequence ATGTATACTCTTACGTTGATTGTGTTTTCAATGATTGTCAGTTTGATACTAACGCCTATTGTTATAGCGGTTTCCAAAAAATTAGATATTGTGGATCGACCTAACTTCAGAAAAATACATACAAAGCCGATTTCTATGTTAGGAGGTTCAGCAATATTACTATCTTTTTTTATTGGTATTTGGCTTGGTGCTCCTATAGAGAGAGAAATTAAACCACTATTACTAGGTGCTATCGTTATTTACTTAGTAGGTCTTATTGATGATTTATACGATTTAAAACCTATTCTAAAGTTACTCGGACAAATCGCAGCTGCATTAATCGTTGTTTTGTACGGGGTTACAATAGATTTTATTTCTATTCCTATTGGACCAACGATTCATTTTGGATGGTTAAGTATTCCAATTACCATTTTTTGGATTGTTGCCATTACGAATGCGATTAATTTAATCGACGGCCTTGATGGCTTAGCAGCAGGTGTTTCTACAATCGCTCTTGTCACGATTGCCTTTATTGCGATTTTACAAGGAAATATATTTATCATTATGATTTGTAGTGTGCTTATTGGATCGTTATTAGGTTTTCTTGTCTTTAATTTCCATCCAGCTAAAATCTTCTTAGGAGATAGTGGGGCACTGTTACTTGGCTTTATTATCGGCTTTTTGTCTTTATTAGGATTTAAGAACATTACATTTATTTCATTGTTCTTCCCAATTGTGATTTTAGCCGTTCCTTTCATCGACACATTATTTGCGATGATACGTCGTGTGAAACGAGGACAGCACATTATGCAAGCAGATAAATCACATTTACATCATAAACTATTAGATTTAGGATATACACATAGACAAACCGTTATGTTGATATATGCAATGGCGATAATGTTTAGTGTAGTTAGTGTTATTTTATACTTATCACAACCTTGGGGCATGTTTTTAACGATTGTACTTATTGTGATAACAATTGAACTTATCGTAGAGTTTACAGGACTCATAGATGATGATTACCGTCCATTGCTCAATCTTATCTCGCGACGTCAAATAAAATAA
- the nrdF gene encoding class 1b ribonucleoside-diphosphate reductase subunit beta gives MIAVNWNTQEDMTNMFWRQNIAQMWVETEFKVSKDIASWKTLTEDEQNAFKKALAGLTGLDTHQADDGMPLIMLHTKDLRKKAVYAFMGMMEQIHAKSYSHIFTTLLPSKETNYLLDEWVLEEPHLKYKSEKIVGTYHKLWGEEASIYDQYMARVASVFLETFLFYSGFYYPLYLAGQGRMTTSGEIIRKILLDESIHGVFTGLDAQHLRNELSESEKLKADQEMYKLLEDLYKNEESYTRELYEPLGLAEDVLNYVHYNGNKALSNLGFEPYFEEREFNPIIENALDTSTKNHDFFSVKGDGYTLALNVEALKDEDFIFDRQ, from the coding sequence ATGATAGCTGTAAATTGGAATACACAAGAAGATATGACGAATATGTTTTGGCGCCAAAATATTGCACAAATGTGGGTAGAAACGGAATTTAAAGTTTCTAAAGATATCGCAAGTTGGAAAACATTAACAGAAGATGAACAAAACGCATTTAAAAAAGCTTTAGCAGGTTTAACAGGCTTAGACACGCATCAAGCTGATGATGGTATGCCGCTCATCATGTTACATACAAAAGACTTACGTAAAAAGGCAGTCTATGCATTTATGGGAATGATGGAACAAATCCATGCGAAAAGTTATTCTCATATTTTTACAACGTTACTACCTTCTAAAGAAACAAACTATTTATTAGATGAATGGGTTTTAGAAGAACCTCATTTGAAATACAAATCAGAAAAGATTGTGGGTACGTACCATAAATTATGGGGAGAAGAAGCTTCCATATATGATCAATATATGGCAAGAGTAGCAAGTGTCTTTTTGGAAACATTTTTATTCTATTCTGGTTTCTACTACCCTTTATATCTTGCTGGACAGGGGCGTATGACAACATCTGGTGAGATTATTCGTAAAATATTATTGGACGAATCTATTCATGGCGTTTTCACTGGTCTTGATGCACAACATTTAAGAAACGAACTGTCAGAAAGTGAAAAACTTAAAGCAGACCAAGAAATGTATAAATTGCTTGAAGACCTTTATAAAAATGAAGAGTCTTATACACGTGAATTGTATGAACCGCTTGGTCTTGCAGAAGATGTACTTAATTATGTGCATTATAACGGAAATAAAGCGTTATCTAATCTTGGTTTTGAACCTTACTTTGAAGAGCGTGAATTTAATCCGATTATCGAAAATGCCTTAGATACATCAACGAAGAACCATGATTTCTTCTCAGTTAAAGGTGATGGATACACATTAGCGTTAAATGTAGAAGCATTAAAAGATGAAGACTTCATTTTTGATCGTCAATAA
- the ytxJ gene encoding bacillithiol system redox-active protein YtxJ yields MATKLTSIDQFEQVIQQDPYIFVLKHSNTCPISERAMDQFNKFLYERDMDGYYLIVQEERELSNYIEDKTGVKHQSPQAFYFVNGEATWHESHDNITVSSLAKAE; encoded by the coding sequence ATGGCGACGAAGCTGACGTCTATTGATCAGTTTGAACAAGTCATCCAACAGGATCCATATATCTTTGTATTGAAACATAGTAATACTTGTCCAATTTCAGAGCGTGCAATGGATCAATTCAACAAATTTCTGTATGAAAGAGATATGGATGGGTATTATCTCATTGTTCAAGAAGAACGAGAATTATCAAATTATATTGAAGACAAAACAGGGGTTAAACATCAATCACCCCAAGCTTTCTATTTTGTGAATGGTGAGGCAACTTGGCACGAAAGTCACGATAACATTACAGTCTCATCTTTAGCTAAAGCAGAGTAA
- the gdpS gene encoding GGDEF domain-containing protein GdpS, translated as MIEAIIYNISVTIAGIYLFHRLQYAESHDFRFSKSYITVLMTIVGLLLALYPVPIENYHIQLSFVPLLFLGRYTNAFYTFVSALLIAFVSYFVLATPLTFASALLIIALVVSIIGPFIKQNHIIAIQILNIISIVILLIIATFVPSFDVIEVLYLIPLSIIATLITALFYVDLHHFFKLIDRYENENKIDYLTGLGNVKEFDRHLNTLTQHAEAKKHSLALLLIDIDDFKEVNDAHTHEAGDAILKQISHLLQNYVPPKHKIFRNGGEEFSIVLENYSLDECVKLAESIRKGVEKSNFHLPNKVVIKLSVSIGVGYLTSEDYKSQRKVFKDADDMLHIAKNEGRNKVMFNPIIKLQ; from the coding sequence ATGATTGAAGCCATTATTTATAATATATCAGTAACTATTGCTGGTATCTATCTATTTCATCGTCTTCAATACGCTGAATCACATGATTTCAGATTTTCTAAAAGTTACATTACCGTGCTGATGACGATTGTTGGATTATTACTGGCACTCTATCCAGTGCCTATTGAAAATTATCACATTCAACTTTCATTTGTTCCTTTATTATTTTTGGGCCGATATACTAATGCGTTTTACACGTTCGTTTCGGCGTTACTTATTGCCTTTGTAAGTTATTTCGTACTCGCAACGCCACTTACATTTGCTAGTGCGCTTCTAATTATTGCACTCGTAGTTAGCATTATTGGTCCTTTCATTAAACAAAACCACATTATCGCTATACAAATTTTAAATATTATCAGTATTGTCATCTTACTTATTATCGCAACATTTGTCCCTAGCTTTGATGTGATTGAAGTTTTATATTTAATACCTTTATCTATTATTGCTACGCTGATCACTGCTTTATTTTATGTAGACTTACATCACTTTTTTAAACTTATTGACCGTTACGAAAATGAAAATAAAATCGATTACCTCACAGGTTTAGGTAATGTTAAAGAATTTGACCGTCATTTAAATACACTAACGCAACATGCTGAAGCCAAAAAGCATAGTCTTGCCTTGTTGTTAATTGATATTGATGATTTTAAAGAAGTTAATGATGCACATACGCATGAAGCAGGTGATGCAATTTTAAAACAAATTTCACATCTTTTACAAAATTACGTGCCACCTAAGCATAAAATATTCAGAAATGGTGGCGAAGAATTTTCAATTGTACTTGAAAACTATTCTTTAGATGAATGCGTTAAGTTAGCTGAAAGCATTCGTAAAGGCGTTGAAAAATCTAATTTTCACTTGCCTAATAAAGTCGTTATTAAATTATCTGTCTCTATTGGCGTAGGTTATTTAACAAGTGAAGATTACAAATCTCAACGTAAAGTATTTAAAGATGCTGATGATATGTTGCACATTGCCAAAAATGAAGGTCGTAACAAAGTGATGTTTAATCCAATCATCAAATTACAATAA
- a CDS encoding threonine/serine exporter family protein translates to MAYVLYYIAQFLISFIATMLFSIIFNAPKKLLIAAGFVGAMGWIIYKFTIDLNYGAVPAAFCGSFILGVMSHVMSRRYKRPVIIFIVPGIIPLVPGGAAYEATRLLVSNEYTKAVNQFLEVTLTSGAIAFGILCAEIFYYIYTRLKHHYAKLKGKTYKRGYHMNNRI, encoded by the coding sequence ATGGCCTACGTGTTGTATTACATAGCTCAATTTTTAATCAGTTTTATCGCAACCATGCTCTTTTCAATCATTTTTAACGCACCTAAAAAATTACTTATTGCTGCAGGTTTTGTAGGTGCTATGGGATGGATTATTTACAAATTCACGATCGACTTAAATTATGGAGCTGTCCCTGCCGCTTTCTGTGGAAGCTTTATATTAGGTGTGATGAGTCATGTCATGAGTAGACGCTACAAGCGCCCTGTTATTATATTTATAGTGCCTGGTATTATCCCTCTCGTTCCAGGGGGCGCTGCTTATGAAGCAACGCGTTTACTTGTATCAAATGAATATACAAAAGCAGTCAACCAATTTTTAGAAGTAACTTTAACTTCAGGAGCCATTGCATTTGGCATATTATGTGCAGAAATCTTTTATTATATTTATACACGTTTAAAACATCACTATGCTAAACTGAAAGGTAAGACCTATAAAAGAGGCTATCATATGAACAATCGTATATAA
- a CDS encoding EMYY motif lipoprotein: MKNILFLVMTFLIITVTLTACGHNDKQEKQQFDQKMKTVEQKEKAYYKAWDDVNLEALKSFNQTDATEDNHEMLKKKKEQIDQTLRPKFKAYRDAAEQLPGSNDDLKALKRTYLTAVDKKEKALNEVNQFLELCLNAIESNENILAHTRKFEQHRSTVEKGLAHAKATALGYSESVKIEQTLIQNNENIKRVVERVLEEKNDIQRANKINKEVIPLIKNDIKALNKERINESTVNNARQSAIQMYYELEYYYKERAQSAQYSQRLSKTNVKRLIKTSKELEQYEGQYHKKNDEIERAL, from the coding sequence ATGAAAAATATCCTATTTCTTGTAATGACATTTTTAATTATTACAGTTACTTTAACGGCTTGTGGACACAACGATAAACAAGAAAAACAACAGTTTGATCAAAAAATGAAAACGGTTGAACAAAAAGAAAAAGCTTATTACAAAGCATGGGATGATGTTAATTTAGAAGCATTGAAGTCATTTAACCAAACCGACGCAACAGAAGACAATCATGAGATGTTAAAAAAGAAAAAGGAACAAATTGATCAAACATTGCGCCCAAAATTTAAAGCGTATCGAGATGCAGCTGAACAATTGCCAGGGTCAAATGATGATTTAAAAGCGTTGAAGCGCACCTACTTAACTGCAGTAGATAAAAAAGAAAAAGCTTTAAATGAAGTGAATCAATTTTTGGAACTTTGTTTGAATGCTATTGAATCGAATGAAAACATTTTAGCGCATACGCGCAAATTTGAACAACATCGTTCTACTGTCGAAAAGGGTTTAGCCCACGCAAAAGCGACGGCATTAGGGTACAGTGAAAGTGTGAAAATTGAACAAACGCTAATTCAAAATAACGAAAACATTAAACGTGTAGTGGAACGTGTACTTGAAGAAAAAAATGATATTCAACGTGCGAACAAAATAAATAAAGAAGTCATTCCATTAATCAAGAATGATATTAAAGCTTTAAATAAAGAACGCATCAATGAAAGTACAGTCAATAATGCGCGCCAAAGTGCAATTCAAATGTATTATGAGTTAGAATATTACTATAAAGAGCGTGCACAAAGTGCTCAATATAGCCAACGTCTATCAAAAACAAATGTAAAACGATTAATAAAAACTTCAAAAGAATTAGAACAGTACGAAGGACAGTATCACAAGAAGAATGATGAAATTGAGAGGGCTTTATAG
- a CDS encoding GrpB family protein, producing MYSHVQPFIVENHLNDYAKSYLVYRDILFNLLDSPIKSTQHIGGTKHFNYPTEPILDILVGVDNLHDITSLDEKRLNYAGFYRIHQPMHKKVLMAKFNNLSELKQTVRLHIIQRNTTVFQQYIETDQILSHHPTAIAHFNTFKQQIHPSMPIRDYESLKQSYFKKLSHIIHTN from the coding sequence ATGTATTCTCATGTCCAACCATTTATTGTTGAAAACCACCTAAACGATTATGCCAAAAGTTATCTAGTTTATCGTGATATTTTATTTAATCTATTAGACTCACCTATTAAAAGTACCCAACATATTGGTGGAACAAAACATTTCAACTATCCCACTGAGCCTATATTAGATATTTTAGTTGGTGTAGATAACTTGCATGATATCACATCTTTAGATGAAAAGCGCCTCAACTATGCCGGGTTTTACCGTATTCATCAACCTATGCATAAAAAAGTACTTATGGCAAAATTCAATAATTTATCAGAATTAAAACAAACGGTTCGTTTACATATTATCCAACGAAACACAACTGTTTTCCAACAATATATTGAAACTGACCAAATATTGTCACATCATCCTACAGCAATCGCACATTTCAATACTTTTAAACAACAGATTCATCCTTCTATGCCGATACGGGACTACGAAAGTCTAAAACAATCATATTTCAAAAAATTATCACATATCATTCACACAAATTAA
- a CDS encoding CHY zinc finger protein encodes MPTVYGQVIDNETRCVHYQSILDVIAIKFKCCNKYYPCYKCHNEAENHRIHRWKEREFNEKAILCGVCKHEMTINEYMLIEACPKCNAHFNSRCKLHYHLYFEI; translated from the coding sequence ATGCCAACTGTTTATGGTCAAGTGATTGATAATGAAACACGATGCGTGCACTATCAATCCATTCTTGATGTAATTGCAATAAAATTTAAATGTTGCAATAAATATTACCCTTGTTACAAATGTCACAACGAAGCAGAAAATCACCGTATCCATCGTTGGAAAGAACGCGAGTTTAATGAAAAAGCCATTTTATGTGGCGTTTGCAAGCACGAAATGACAATCAATGAGTATATGCTTATTGAGGCTTGTCCAAAGTGTAATGCGCATTTTAATAGTCGTTGCAAGTTGCATTATCACTTGTATTTTGAAATATAG
- a CDS encoding glycerate kinase, translating to MKVLVAMDEFNGILSSYDANRYVEEAVASQVQDADIVQVPLFNGRHELLNSVFTWKSGTQYRITAHDAQMNEVEVRYGQTDDGLTVIQSEQFQKGKASYLEHTSYGLGEVIAHALNRGANNIAISVGGTDTYDGGAGMLQALGAVFYDDDGEQVDMRKGLGQIKHIRRIDTNGLHQGLKEAQFQILIDFDSKMYGKQSAILKSYTSLRISREEAVEIDNLLWYFSEIMKHELKLSLGQIERGGAGGGLAAIFKAMFATKIMTSHELVDRITGLENLVKQADLIIFGEGLNERDFVIDTSSLRIAELANQYNKVAVAICGTSEKFERYENQDVTAMFSVFDELPSSYPDFKLGVHLRAYVTQIIKLLQTTT from the coding sequence ATGAAAGTACTCGTAGCGATGGATGAATTTAATGGAATTCTTTCGAGTTATGATGCTAACCGCTATGTTGAAGAAGCGGTTGCTAGCCAAGTTCAAGATGCGGATATCGTACAAGTACCATTATTTAATGGTCGACATGAACTTTTAAATTCAGTATTCACATGGAAATCAGGAACACAATATCGCATTACAGCACATGACGCTCAAATGAATGAAGTAGAAGTACGATACGGACAAACTGACGATGGCTTAACGGTTATTCAATCTGAGCAATTCCAAAAAGGAAAAGCAAGCTATTTGGAACATACGAGTTATGGGTTAGGCGAAGTAATTGCCCATGCTTTGAACAGAGGTGCGAACAATATTGCTATCTCTGTAGGTGGTACAGATACGTACGATGGTGGTGCTGGTATGTTACAAGCACTAGGTGCAGTGTTTTATGATGATGATGGCGAACAGGTAGATATGAGAAAAGGATTAGGACAAATTAAACATATCCGCCGTATTGATACGAATGGACTACATCAAGGTTTAAAAGAAGCGCAATTTCAAATTTTAATTGATTTTGATAGTAAGATGTATGGTAAACAAAGTGCGATTTTAAAAAGTTATACGTCACTTCGCATTTCTAGAGAAGAAGCGGTAGAAATTGACAATTTGCTTTGGTATTTTAGTGAAATTATGAAACATGAACTAAAGTTATCATTAGGACAAATCGAAAGAGGGGGCGCTGGTGGAGGCCTTGCTGCTATTTTTAAAGCGATGTTCGCTACTAAAATTATGACAAGTCATGAACTCGTGGATCGAATTACAGGATTGGAAAATCTTGTAAAACAAGCAGATTTGATTATCTTTGGTGAGGGTCTGAACGAACGTGATTTTGTTATCGATACGTCTTCCTTGCGCATTGCAGAACTTGCGAATCAGTATAATAAAGTCGCTGTTGCAATATGTGGGACATCTGAAAAGTTTGAGCGATATGAAAATCAAGACGTGACCGCAATGTTTAGCGTATTTGATGAATTGCCATCGTCTTATCCTGATTTTAAATTGGGCGTACACTTGCGCGCATATGTCACTCAAATTATCAAATTATTACAAACGACGACATAA
- the murB gene encoding UDP-N-acetylmuramate dehydrogenase, translating into MLFLDNASILQKLKHIVPEDIIKVDEPLKRYTYTETGGNADFYISPQKYEEVQSVVKFAYEANIPLTYLGNGSNIIIRDGGIRGIVLSLLELNYIDVSDTTIVAGSGAAIIDVSRKARDLSLTGLEFACGIPGSVGGAVYMNAGAYGGEVKDVIDYARVINEKGEMLQLTHNELELDYRNSIIQKEHYVVLEAAFTLAPGKQDEIQEIMNDLTERRESKQPLGYPSCGSVFRRPPGYFAGKLIQDSDLQGHRIGGVEVSKKHAGFMVNVDHGTATDYEDLIHYVQKVVKEKFDVELQREVRIIGEKIEERQ; encoded by the coding sequence ATGTTATTTTTGGATAACGCTAGCATCTTACAAAAGTTAAAACATATCGTCCCAGAAGATATCATCAAAGTGGATGAACCGCTCAAACGGTATACTTACACTGAAACTGGAGGAAATGCTGACTTTTACATTTCACCCCAAAAATATGAAGAAGTTCAAAGTGTCGTAAAGTTTGCGTATGAAGCAAATATTCCACTTACCTATTTAGGTAATGGTTCTAACATCATTATTCGTGACGGCGGTATCAGGGGTATTGTGCTAAGCCTCCTAGAACTCAATTATATTGATGTTTCTGATACAACTATCGTAGCTGGCAGTGGGGCTGCAATTATCGATGTATCGCGAAAAGCTAGGGATTTATCTCTAACCGGTTTGGAATTTGCTTGCGGTATCCCAGGATCAGTAGGTGGCGCCGTTTATATGAATGCGGGTGCTTATGGTGGAGAAGTTAAAGATGTTATTGACTATGCGCGTGTCATTAATGAAAAAGGAGAAATGCTTCAATTAACACATAATGAATTAGAATTAGATTATCGCAATAGTATTATTCAAAAAGAGCATTATGTCGTTTTAGAAGCAGCTTTTACTCTAGCACCTGGAAAGCAAGATGAAATTCAAGAAATAATGAACGATTTAACTGAGCGACGTGAGTCAAAACAACCTTTAGGGTACCCTTCATGTGGTAGCGTCTTCCGTCGTCCTCCTGGCTACTTTGCTGGTAAATTAATTCAAGACTCTGACCTTCAAGGACATCGCATCGGAGGCGTCGAAGTATCCAAAAAACATGCGGGATTTATGGTGAATGTCGACCATGGTACTGCAACAGATTATGAAGATTTAATTCACTATGTCCAAAAAGTAGTGAAAGAAAAATTTGACGTTGAATTACAAAGAGAAGTTCGAATTATTGGCGAAAAAATAGAAGAACGTCAGTAA
- the pepT gene encoding peptidase T, whose protein sequence is MKSNIIKRLERYVKINTQSDPNSESTPSTTVQWDLLHMLNDELKTMGLETEIDAHGYLFATLASNTNQSVPTVGFLAHVDTSPDFNAKNVTPQIIENYDGEVIPLGHSGRVIDPEVFPDIVDLKGHTLMTTDGTSLLGADDKAGIVEIMEALQYLIDHPEIKHGPIRIGFTPDEEIGRGPHKFDVERFNADFAYTMDGSQLGELQFESFNAAEAKVTFEGVNVHPGSAKNKMINAISLAIQFHSQLPQNEVPEQTDGYEGFYHLTDMNGTVEKATLHYILRDHNGETFEKRKQHLIEIQKSLNNAYHYEPVHLTINDQYRNMAEKIKPHPHIIDIPKRVYNALGIVPNTAPIRGGTDGSQLSFMGLPTPNLFTGCDNFHGPYEYASIDVMEKAVHVIVGIVQEIEKDA, encoded by the coding sequence TTGAAATCAAATATCATCAAGAGATTAGAACGTTACGTCAAAATCAATACACAATCCGATCCAAATAGTGAATCAACTCCTTCCACTACTGTCCAATGGGACTTGCTTCACATGTTAAATGACGAGCTTAAAACGATGGGGTTAGAAACTGAAATTGACGCGCATGGCTATCTGTTTGCTACTCTAGCAAGCAATACAAACCAGTCCGTTCCAACAGTAGGATTTTTAGCTCATGTAGATACTTCTCCAGATTTTAACGCTAAAAATGTAACGCCTCAAATCATTGAAAACTACGATGGTGAAGTTATTCCATTAGGCCATTCAGGAAGAGTCATCGACCCAGAAGTCTTCCCTGATATTGTTGACTTAAAAGGACATACTTTAATGACGACAGATGGCACCTCACTACTTGGTGCAGATGATAAAGCAGGTATTGTTGAAATTATGGAAGCGCTACAATATTTGATCGACCATCCTGAGATTAAACATGGCCCTATTCGCATTGGATTTACTCCAGATGAAGAGATTGGCCGCGGACCTCACAAATTCGATGTTGAACGCTTCAACGCTGATTTTGCTTACACTATGGATGGAAGCCAATTAGGTGAGCTACAGTTCGAAAGTTTTAATGCCGCAGAAGCAAAAGTCACTTTTGAAGGCGTTAACGTTCATCCAGGTTCTGCCAAAAATAAAATGATTAATGCTATAAGCCTTGCAATACAATTCCATTCTCAATTACCTCAAAATGAAGTTCCTGAACAAACTGACGGATATGAAGGTTTCTATCATTTAACAGACATGAATGGGACTGTTGAAAAAGCAACTTTACACTATATTTTAAGAGATCATAATGGCGAAACATTTGAAAAACGCAAACAGCACTTAATAGAAATTCAAAAATCTTTAAACAATGCTTACCATTATGAACCGGTACACTTAACGATTAATGATCAATATCGCAATATGGCTGAGAAAATCAAACCGCATCCACATATTATAGACATTCCAAAACGCGTCTATAACGCGTTAGGTATTGTTCCAAATACAGCACCAATACGCGGCGGCACAGATGGTTCCCAATTATCATTTATGGGTCTTCCAACACCGAATTTATTTACAGGATGCGACAACTTCCATGGTCCTTACGAATACGCTTCTATAGATGTCATGGAAAAAGCGGTTCACGTCATTGTGGGTATTGTTCAAGAAATTGAAAAAGACGCATAA